AGCTTTACCTGGCTGTGTGTCCATCTGCACCCAACTTCTTTCCTCTCAGGAAGTTCCATCCCAGTAAAGGGTCAGCGAGTCCAGGCAGCACTAAATTCCTTCTCCAGATCCTGGACAAACTGGTCATTGAGGAAGAGCAGCTGACCATGGGGTAGGAAGCGGGCGAGGATGCCCTCAATCCGATCAGCCCGCAGCAGGAGGTTGGCACTGGGAGCCAGCAGCCGGAGGTGGTCGAGGAGGAGGCGTGCTAGCAGCCGGAGTGTACTCTCAGCCAGTAGCAGGTTCTCATGGGCATCCAGCACCAGGGCAAAGCCTAATGAGAGTACGCCCAGCCACACCACTGTCCGAGGCTCCTGGAAAGGGTCCCCTGCTGCCAGGCGGAAGGCCCCACGTGGAGCATCATGCAGAGGTACCAGCTCATCTGAGGACTGGGGCTGTAGGTCCATGGGGTGCCGGCCGGACGCCAGCTGCTGCAGCCGGCACATGGACTCCACCTGCCTGGGAAAAGCCAATGGGTCACTGACTTCTGTCATCCTCATGACCACCCCTGGAGCTGGGAGCTGCCATTATTCCCATACTTCAGATATAGAAGCTGAGCCCCAGAGAGACTAAGTGGCctgtgcaggcccacaggacaggaagggtgagggggacTGGAATCCAGGCTCCAGCCTCCAGGCTCTGAACCATTTCACTCTGTGTGGCCAAGAAAATGCAGGCTTTGAACACAGCTCCTTGGGCTGGAAAAGGGCACCTAGGGAAGATCCTGCCCGCACCTGCTTCACAAAGCCACCTCACCATAAAGAAAAGTGAGCCATTGGAAGTGGAGTGAAAGCTATGTCCCACCTGGACTATCCAACTTCTCCACCTTCATCTCATCCTGCAACCCtctccaaataaaaaaagaaagactttcCATTTGGCCATCCAGGCTTTTGAAAGCACTCTCTGATCTCTTCTGAATCGCCTTCATGCACAAGCTGGTTTTAAAGGCATCTGTTTAGTTTCTGTGCCACAGGAAGGGGTGGAGGCGCAGAAGAACAAGGGGATAGCAGGAGGCTGGCACAGGGCCACCCCCGAGTGTTGGTCTTCCACCCAGAATACAGAGGGGCCAAGAGATTCTGGCACTTGCTGGTTCCTTCTGGGTCTGGGATGGGAGGGTCCAAGGTCAGCCACCCCATCTGGAGGTGTTTCCCAAACTGTGCTCTGTGGATCTCAAGCTTTCAGGAGGCTCTGGGAACAGAGTTCCCATGTACTACATTCCTTCTCCTCCTTAGAGATTCATAAAG
This sequence is a window from Manis pentadactyla isolate mManPen7 chromosome 5, mManPen7.hap1, whole genome shotgun sequence. Protein-coding genes within it:
- the AP5S1 gene encoding AP-5 complex subunit sigma-1 isoform X2 encodes the protein MVHAFLVHTLRAPQAEDTGLCRVLYSCVFGAENSPDDPRPHGAERDRLLRKEQILAVARQVESMCRLQQLASGRHPMDLQPQSSDELVPLHDAPRGAFRLAAGDPFQEPRTVVWLGVLSLGFALVLDAHENLLLAESTLRLLARLLLDHLRLLAPSANLLLRADRIEGILARFLPHGQLLFLNDQFVQDLEKEFSAAWTR
- the AP5S1 gene encoding AP-5 complex subunit sigma-1 isoform X1 yields the protein MLVRAPPMVCAGAQRPHGRHCFSFFRVECPVSRVRGRKGRAPRAMVHAFLVHTLRAPQAEDTGLCRVLYSCVFGAENSPDDPRPHGAERDRLLRKEQILAVARQVESMCRLQQLASGRHPMDLQPQSSDELVPLHDAPRGAFRLAAGDPFQEPRTVVWLGVLSLGFALVLDAHENLLLAESTLRLLARLLLDHLRLLAPSANLLLRADRIEGILARFLPHGQLLFLNDQFVQDLEKEFSAAWTR